A stretch of Natator depressus isolate rNatDep1 chromosome 2, rNatDep2.hap1, whole genome shotgun sequence DNA encodes these proteins:
- the TWIST1 gene encoding twist-related protein 1, with amino-acid sequence MMQQDESSSPVSPADDSLSNSEEEPDRQQQPSGKRGGRKRRSSRRSTGAAVGAGDEPCSPAQGKRGKKSGAGGGGGSSSGGGSPQSYEELQTQRVMANVRERQRTQSLNEAFAALRKIIPTLPSDKLSKIQTLKLAARYIDFLYQVLQSDELDSKMASCSYVAHERLSYAFSVWRMEGAWSMSASH; translated from the coding sequence ATGATGCAGCAGGACGAATCGAGCTCTCCAGTCTCCCCGGCCGACGACAGCCTGAGCAACAGCGAAGAGGAGCCCGAccggcagcagcagcccagcgGCAAGCGAGGGGGGCGCAAGCGGAGATCCAGCCGGCGCAGCACGGGAGCTGCCGTCGGAGCCGGGGACGAGCCGTGCAGCCCGGCCCAAGGCAAGCGAGGCAAGAAGTCCGGCGCCGGGggaggcggcggcagcagcagcggcgGAGGCAGCCCCCAGTCCTACGAGGAGCTGCAGACCCAGCGGGTCATGGCCAACGTGCGGGAGCGCCAGCGCACCCAGTCCCTGAACGAAGCCTTCGCCGCCCTGCGGAAGATCATCCCCACCCTGCCCTCGGACAAGCTCAGCAAGATCCAGACCCTCAAGCTGGCGGCCAGGTACATCGACTTCCTCTACCAGGTCTTACAGAGCGACGAGCTGGACTCCAAGATGGCCAGCTGCAGCTATGTGGCCCACGAGCGGCTCAGCTACGCCTTCTCCGTGTGGAGGATGGAGGGCGCCTGGTCCATGTCCGCATCCCACTAG